One genomic window of Biomphalaria glabrata chromosome 9, xgBioGlab47.1, whole genome shotgun sequence includes the following:
- the LOC129928425 gene encoding uncharacterized protein LOC129928425 isoform X2, with translation MQHLPQDQQDPDVYNLVQSVADLTVRIDVKMISQNRPQYWPGTTVPYPFYNMSNCQIMRTGTGSVRAIKYIEGQGLDALNRSKNLCLQDYRTLYKTCPCLKCKPSGEKNNTWWEIEVTTATHVVFDENEASHTICRLFFDEQNSPSVILANLRILTNNISNIERDSCSLIYNTCDATMGDKLFRMSENYYRLLKKIEDKNEEKSHFTFIVSHPHGCPKQVSLGDWTDHYKGEECGDYVKSKLTYTTCTCPGSSGAKVYSARFYCLVHSGTLSTGLNYSSTGLYPKADK, from the coding sequence ATGCAACATTTGCCTCAAGATCAACAAGATCCTGATGTGTACAATCTCGTCCAATCTGTGGCTGACCTGACCGTTAGGATCGACGTTAAAATGATAAGCCAAAACCGACCACAGTATTGGCCAGGTACCACTGTTCCCTATCCGTTTTACAACATGTCTAATTGTCAAATTATGAGAACAGGAACCGGAAGTGTCCGCGCGATAAAGTACATCGAAGGTCAAGGTCTTGATGCCTTAAACAGAAGTAAAAATTTATGCTTACAAGATTATCGCACGCTTTACAAAACATGTCCATGTCTTAAATGCAAACCTTCTGGTGAGAAGAACAATACATGGTGGGAGATTGAAGTGACCACAGCCACGCATGTGGTTTTCGATGAAAACGAGGCTAGCCACACGATCTGTAGATTATTTTTCGACGAACAAAACAGCCCAAGTGTTATTCTTGCAAACCTACGCATTCTTACAAACAACATCAGTAACATAGAGCGAGACAGCTGTAGTTTGATTTACAACACGTGCGATGCTACCATGGGCGATAAACTATTCAGGATGTCGGAAAATTATTATCGTCTGCTGAAGAAGATCGAAGACAAAAACGAGGAGAAATCTCATTTTACTTTCATCGTATCCCATCCACACGGTTGCCCCAAACAGGTCAGTCTCGGTGACTGGACTGATCATTATAAAGGTGAAGAGTGTGGAGATTATGTCAAGAGCAAGTTGACCTACACAACATGTACGTGTCCAGGAAGCAGTGGCGCCAAAGTGTACAGTGCCAGATTTTACTGTCTGGTACACAGTGGGACTTTGTCTACTGGGCTTAATTACAGCAGCACTGGACTATATCCTAAAGCAGACAAGTga
- the LOC106060399 gene encoding uncharacterized protein LOC106060399 gives MATSPSTSDCPDQDNTIFVGLSKQTTNNGENYIFGESETELLEGEEADCNRQLKACRKNPGHTEFIPLNSFTIHHLPTDLQDKLLFNFIKVTAELTVKINSRFVSPKRPEFWYKTNIPYPFYRRRGKALLRVGTGRVWNVRERSGENKDGKRKTCPCQNCQSSDTPSTVWWNLGILTAAHVVFDDTEAKHSTCKLFYDIESSPEVIVQGLGIFDTDVKGDITEFVCVTCDRAVAKRLGDMVDFFEKVWDIVFEKYKSSSDVNNLTFIVSHPHGGPKQVSLGQWVEKHQEGESQDYKFTYTTCTCPGSSGAPAVTVGFSWFTQQFHSGSLNNGFNSSTVSSVWKC, from the exons ATGGCTACGTCACCGAGCACAAGCGATTGCCCTGATCAAGATAACACGATATTCGTTG gATTGTCAAAACAGACAACAAATAATGGAGAAAATTATATTTTCG GCGAGTCTGAAACTGAGCTTCTAGAAGGCGAAGAGGCTGACTGTAACAGACAATTAAAAGCTTGCAGAAAGAATCCTGGTCATACTGAATTCATACCGCTAAACTCATTTACGATTCATCATTTACCAACAGACCTCCAAGACAAGCTCTTGTTTAATTTTATCAAAGTTACTGCCGAGCTTACAGTAAAAATAAACTCACGTTTTGTAAGTCCCAAAAGACCTGAATTCTGGTATAAAACAAACATTCCGTATCCGTTCTATAGAAGGAGAGGCAAGGCGCTGCTTAGAGTTGGCACCGGTAGGGTTTGGAATGTAAGGGAGAGGTCTGGAGAAAATAAAGATGGCAAAAGAAAGACATGCCCTTGTCAGAACTGTCAATCCTCAGATACACCTAGCACCGTATGGTGGAACTTGGGAATCCTTACCGCTGCGCATGTAGTGTTTGATGACACCGAGGCAAAGCACTCAACGTGTAAATTGTTTTACGACATAGAAAGTAGTCCAGAGGTCATAGTGCAAGGTCTAGGAATTTTCGACACAGATGTGAAAGGGGATATTACCGAGTTCGTGTGTGTCACCTGTGACCGAGCAGTAGCCAAAAGGCTTGGTGACATGGTTGATTTCTTTGAGAAGGTGTGGGATATAGTGTTTGAAAAATATAAGAGCTCAAGCGATGTGAATAATCTGACGTTCATTGTATCACATCCCCATGGGGGACCAAAGCAAGTTAGTCTTGGCCAGTGGGTGGAGAAACACCAAGAAGGTGAAAGCCAGGACTATAAGTTCACCTACACAACCTGTACATGCCCAGGCAGCAGTGGTGCACCAGCAGTCACCGTTGGATTCAGCTGGTTTACGCAGCAGTTTCACAGTGGCTCATTAAACAACGGATTCAATAGCAGTACAGTCAGTTCTGTTTGGAAATGTTGA
- the LOC129928425 gene encoding uncharacterized protein LOC129928425 isoform X1 — MSHRHLDLYGEHETEVSRGGDEASLHRHYAACPKNPDHGGFIPIRSFSMQHLPQDQQDPDVYNLVQSVADLTVRIDVKMISQNRPQYWPGTTVPYPFYNMSNCQIMRTGTGSVRAIKYIEGQGLDALNRSKNLCLQDYRTLYKTCPCLKCKPSGEKNNTWWEIEVTTATHVVFDENEASHTICRLFFDEQNSPSVILANLRILTNNISNIERDSCSLIYNTCDATMGDKLFRMSENYYRLLKKIEDKNEEKSHFTFIVSHPHGCPKQVSLGDWTDHYKGEECGDYVKSKLTYTTCTCPGSSGAKVYSARFYCLVHSGTLSTGLNYSSTGLYPKADK; from the exons ATGAGTCATCGACACCTAGATCTCTATG GTGAACATGAAACGGAAGTCTCCAGGGGCGGAGATGAAGCCTCCTTACACAGGCACTATGCTGCGTGTCCCAAGAATCCCGATCACGGTGGCTTCATACCAATACGTTCATTTAGCATGCAACATTTGCCTCAAGATCAACAAGATCCTGATGTGTACAATCTCGTCCAATCTGTGGCTGACCTGACCGTTAGGATCGACGTTAAAATGATAAGCCAAAACCGACCACAGTATTGGCCAGGTACCACTGTTCCCTATCCGTTTTACAACATGTCTAATTGTCAAATTATGAGAACAGGAACCGGAAGTGTCCGCGCGATAAAGTACATCGAAGGTCAAGGTCTTGATGCCTTAAACAGAAGTAAAAATTTATGCTTACAAGATTATCGCACGCTTTACAAAACATGTCCATGTCTTAAATGCAAACCTTCTGGTGAGAAGAACAATACATGGTGGGAGATTGAAGTGACCACAGCCACGCATGTGGTTTTCGATGAAAACGAGGCTAGCCACACGATCTGTAGATTATTTTTCGACGAACAAAACAGCCCAAGTGTTATTCTTGCAAACCTACGCATTCTTACAAACAACATCAGTAACATAGAGCGAGACAGCTGTAGTTTGATTTACAACACGTGCGATGCTACCATGGGCGATAAACTATTCAGGATGTCGGAAAATTATTATCGTCTGCTGAAGAAGATCGAAGACAAAAACGAGGAGAAATCTCATTTTACTTTCATCGTATCCCATCCACACGGTTGCCCCAAACAGGTCAGTCTCGGTGACTGGACTGATCATTATAAAGGTGAAGAGTGTGGAGATTATGTCAAGAGCAAGTTGACCTACACAACATGTACGTGTCCAGGAAGCAGTGGCGCCAAAGTGTACAGTGCCAGATTTTACTGTCTGGTACACAGTGGGACTTTGTCTACTGGGCTTAATTACAGCAGCACTGGACTATATCCTAAAGCAGACAAGTga